The Mycolicibacterium aichiense region ATCCGCAGACCCCGCTGAATCTGACCGGCAAACGAATCCTGGTGGTCGGCATCGGCAACAGCGCCGCCGACATCACGGTCGAGTTGTCGTCTCGGACCCTGCAGAACACGGTGACGCTCTCGACCCGGTCGAGTGCCTGGATCGTGCCCAAGTACATCGCCGGGCGCCCCGGTGACAGCGTGTGGCAGACCTCGCCGTACATCCCGTTGTCCTGGCAGCGCAAGGCCGTTCAGCTGCTGGCGCCCGCGATGGGCATCAACCCTGAGTTGTACGGCCTGCCCGCGCCGAACCACAAGCTGTTCGAGGCGCATCCCACGCAATCGGTGGAGCTACCGCTGCGGCTGGGGTCCGGGGACGTGGTCCCGAAGCCCAACGTGAGCCGACTCGACGGCGACACCGTCCACTTCGACGACGGCACCAGCGGGGTGTTCGACGTGATCGTCTACGCCACCGGCTACAACATCACCTTCCCGTTCTTCGATCCTGAGTTCATCAGCGCACCGGACAACGCCATCCGGCTCTACAAGCGAATGTTCGCCCCAGGCATGGACAATCTGGTGTTCATCGGCTTCGCTCAGGCGGTGCCGACGCTGTTTCCGTTCATCGAGTGCCAGGCGAAGCTGCTGGCCGCCTACGCGGTGGGGCGCTATGCGCTGCCACCGGCCGCCGAGATGGAACGGGTGATCGACGCCGATCAGAAGCTCTACGTGGGGCATTGCACCGACCGCCCGCGGCACACCCAGCAGGTCGACTACTTCCACTACGACCACGACATCCGCACCAGGGAACTACCTGCGGGCATGAAGCGTGCCGAACTGGCGCGTCGCCGAAGGGTTGCCGTATGAGCCGCGCCGACGTCGCCTTCGAGTCGTCCGGCGTGCGCTGCAGCGCATGGCATTTCCCCGGCCAGGGTGACTCTTTCGCCGGCCCGGCCGGGCGCCCGGTGGTGGTCATGGGCCATGGCTTCGGGGGAACCAAGGACTCCGGCCTGGAGCCGTTCGCCGAGCGGATCAGTTCCGCAGGCGTGGACGTAC contains the following coding sequences:
- a CDS encoding flavin-containing monooxygenase, translated to MPRTAIIGAGVSGLTSGKMLKDYGVPYTTFELSDRIGGNWAFANPNGLSSAYRSLHIDTSKQRLSFRDFPIPEHFPSFPHHSDIKKYLDSYAETFGLAENIEFNNGVAHAGLNSDGRWDITDQKGQTREFDLLVVGNGHHWDARYPDFPGEFTGETIHSHHYIDPQTPLNLTGKRILVVGIGNSAADITVELSSRTLQNTVTLSTRSSAWIVPKYIAGRPGDSVWQTSPYIPLSWQRKAVQLLAPAMGINPELYGLPAPNHKLFEAHPTQSVELPLRLGSGDVVPKPNVSRLDGDTVHFDDGTSGVFDVIVYATGYNITFPFFDPEFISAPDNAIRLYKRMFAPGMDNLVFIGFAQAVPTLFPFIECQAKLLAAYAVGRYALPPAAEMERVIDADQKLYVGHCTDRPRHTQQVDYFHYDHDIRTRELPAGMKRAELARRRRVAV